In the Urocitellus parryii isolate mUroPar1 chromosome 1, mUroPar1.hap1, whole genome shotgun sequence genome, AGGCTGTTCAGGAGTACAAGGTGGGCACCAGGTGGGTGGCATCTGGGACagaagtgtgtttgtgtgttggggCTCAGGAGCAGCACTAACAGCCCCACATGCAGGATCATGTGGTGCAAGTGTCCTCTCGCTCATGGACAAAACAGGTGGTAATCAGGCCTCCATGGTCTGGGCTAACTTAGGCGTGTTGGTGTCCCTGAACACTACAGGACAATCTCCTGATTTCAGCAAAGGGGGAAATTGTAAAAGTtaaagtcaggggctggggatgtggcttaagcagtagcgcgctcgcctggcatgcgtgcgggcccgggttcgatcctcagcaccacatacaaacaaagatgttgtatccgcagagaactaaaaaataaatattaaaattctctctctttccctctctctctctctctcattctctctttaaaaaaaaaaaaaaagatcttaaaaaaaaagttaaagtcaAAGGGGCTCAGCCTAGAGCAGTCACAGGTGAAGTGGCAGGAGGAGAGTGAGTTTCACCAGGCTTGCCTGTGTAGCTTACTCTGGGTTCTCACCTCCCACCCTATCAGGAGACCTTTGCTTTTCTCCTGATATAGGGAGAATGTCTTCCACATGGTGGTTTCCTCCCTCTTCGGGAAGAAGAAGGGACGAACCAGAGGGAGTCTTGCAGCTGCACTTTTTTTAGTTGCACTTTTTTTAGTTCCTTTAGCTCAAATGATGCTTATAGCACAGTTGTGTGTTAGGGTGTCAGGCTCTGAGGTGGGGTGCTGGGTGTTGTGCTCAGAGGTGAGTGTCAGGGTGTGGGCTCTGAACATCACTGCTGGCTTGTGTGTCATTAGGTAGTGTATCTGAACCCTATGCTTTTCCTTGGGAAGGTCTTTGGAGTCAATGCAGCTCCAGAGACTACAGTTCAGATTTTGGGCAGAGGTGGGGGAAACACTGACTCCAAGTTCTGTGGTTTTGTGTACCCTACAGTTGAAGTTAGAGGAGGACATGGGGTACCTTCGGGAGGAGATGACCAAGACAGAGAAACTGCAAGCCCAGGAAGAACAGATCTTGGCTGAATGGCAGGTAGGTGCTGGTCCAGGTGGGTCCTATAGCCCCTCTCCCACCCTTTTCCATCTCACAGGTCTCCATGTCTTACCTTTGCTCAATGGGAGATGCTGTGAAAGGCTTCCTCGTCTCCATTGCAAGGCTacagcatgagaaaaaaaaaaaaatccttctaccCTTCTGGGTTTGGTGGCTGGCCCAGGAATTAAACCTACATACGACAGgtgaagaggagggaaggaagacaatttttaattatatagacATGCAAGTAGTGGGAAGGAGGAGCCTCACACAAAAATTAGATTCAGATGGTAGAGCCTTCTAGACCATTTGAAGCTTGTCAGAGGACATATTCCAACAcgtttaaagattttttttttttttaagatggggtcatgcaatctcaaaaaaaaaaaattaatgttctgTAATTCAGGCTGGCCTGGCACTcctgggcttaagtgatcctcctgcctcagcctccctaggagCTGAAATTTCAGGCTATTCCACCAGGCTCAGctggtttatttcattcattcatttcaattgggttgaacccaggtcctcacacatacTACACAAGAGCcccaccaccaagctacatccccagcccttttttatttattttattttttgagactatgttgcccaagttcaaaggcagcaattctcctaccttagcttccagagtagctgggaatacaagcatgcaccaccacacctggctgggttaaagatcttaattttctttatctctgatTCTAGAATTGGGCAACATTTTGTTCCACAAAATAGGATAAGTGTGGGCTGAGCCAAGAAGATTGATTTTAAAGACTGAAAAAGAGAGAATAACACAAAAAGTGGATCGTGTTTGAAAGTCACTTTCCTGGTTAGGCAGGAATTCGGAGACAGGTCAAACAGGAAAATAACAGATTAACATCAACTTcgccactttttaaatttgattttgaggtgctggggttgtgcccaggcctggggcatgtgaggcaagtgctctgctactgagctacattccaggcTCTGGTGGCTGTTGTGTAAGAATCAACCGCACGGTTAAGAAGCCTATTGTGGAAGTTAGGCTGCAGACTCTGTAATCCTGATTTCTCAGGTCTGATAAATAGCTCTGGTGCTGAGAAACCTCAGCATGGGTAACTCCATTCTGACGTTAGCCTGCCTGTTGGGGCCCAGTACAGGAGGCTGTTCCAAAACAATGTCTTCCTGTCATTTTTATGCAACATGCCCAAGTGACCTACTTTAGGTGGAACTTCTGAACCCCATAAGCAAGAGCACATGGGTGTTTGGGTGTAGTCATTGCCCTTAGGTTCAGGGGCAACACCAGTGATGGTATGAGGACCTCTGTCCAAGTCCCTGGTTCAGTGAGGGAGCCAGGAAATAATGCAAGGAGCCATCAAGCAGGGCCATTCCGCCTGGAGCCACACCTCGTGGCTGAGTGTGGGGGGTCCCGCACCTGCAGGACAGAGTGAAGGAGAGGAGACAGCGTATCGTGGTGGAGTTTGAGAAGGTGGCCCTCTTTCTGGTGGAAGAAGAGCGGAGGCTCCTCCAGGCtctgaaggaggaagaggaggcaatGGCGGCGAGGCTGCAGGACAGCAAGGCCTGCCTGGACCAGCAGGGCCACTCCCTTGACCTGCTGCTGATGCAGCTGGAAGACCGAAGCCATCGGGAGCCCCTCCAGATGCTGCAGGTGAGACCAGCAGGGCTGCCATGGCAAACACAGGTGGAACCTCTTGTATCAGAAATGCGGGGACCCAGGACCATTTCAGATGCCAGATCTTTTTGGATGTGGGATTATTTGCATagacataatgagatatcttgggtcAGGATCCCTGTCTAGacagaaaatgcatttgttttACTAAAGGTGGTTTTGTACAGTATTTTTAGTGCACTTGCATTTTAACTGTGACCTACCCCATGAGGACAGGTATGGAATGTCCTACTGTAGTGTCAGGTCAGCACTCAGAAAAGAGTAAGATTTGGGAGCATTTCAAATTTCAGATTATCGATGCTAAACCTGTACCAATGGCTTAAAAAACACAAGTTTACTCTCACAGTCCTGAGGCTGAAGTCTGGGGTCGAGGTGTGGGTGTGTTGGCTCCTCCTGAGGCCTCTCCCCTGGGCTTGTAGAGGGCCCTCTGCTCCCTGTCCTCCCCTGGTCAtcttctgtgtgtctgtgtcatGATCTCTTATGAGGATACCAGTCAGGTTGGATCAGAGGCCACCCACCCCACTGAATTGTCTCCAAATACAGATGGCCCTGCTAAATGTTTTCGATTCTGACATTTCAATTTTAAGGTGGTGCAAAAGCAACTGCATTCAGTAAAAATGGAGCTTTGCATTTTGAATCTGGGTCTTTTCCGGGGCTGGCAATATCCTGCTTTTTTGATACTGCTGTGGCAGTAGTGAGCTGTAGCTCTGTCACCCCAGGAGGCCAAGAGTGAGCCAGTCTGCAGCACAAAGCTGCACTGCTCAGCTGGGGTGCTAGCCAGTCAGGTGTGCTAACTGCACTTTCCTCTTATGGAATCTTCAGTTTTCAATGACTCATCACCAGCCTAGGATCATTCCAAGTAAGATCCTGGGGACTAGGACTTCCAACTTATGAGACTGATCCCTTCCAGGCCCAGGGATTTGGTCTGGGGCCCCTGGCATCCACATGGGCAACTGGGGCGAGGACTCACTGTCACCTTGTAGGGGAGGCACACTGGCTAGCATGTACTCTGGGACCTTTTGTGGACAAGCACAATCACAGGGCTACAGGAATGTGCTGTGTGCTATAGCCTTGGCTGTGTCCAAGGGACAACATGTGCTGATGTGTGGTAATGGCTCATCGAGTACATGGAGTGACTAGAATCTATGGCAAAAAAACATTTCACTGTGGACCTTGAgacaccccccaacacacacacacacacacacacacacacttacagaACTGAAGCTGGATCATGCAGGATCCCAGGTGTCTGATGTGGGTAGAGGGAGTGTGTTGGGTTAGGTGAAGCAGATGGTCTCCTTATAGGAATAGGAGGGAGGATACCAAGGGGGTAGGGCTTGATTTCCAGCAGAAAATCACATCCCTGGTCTGCCCCAAAGAAGTGGCCCACAGATGGAGGGACAGAGGGGAGAGTACAGCTGCAGCCCACGATGGGTCCCACCTGCACACCATCCCTAGCTCTCCTCCTTGTTGTTTGCAGGACATGAAGGATGCCTTGGACAGGTATGCTATGCAGTGCAATGCAGGTGGTGGCGGAGGTGGGTGAGGGAGGCCTTGACATGGACCCAGAGGGGACAGCGAGTCTGTGTTTACTGGAGGAAGAAAAACCTGAGCGTGCAGTACCCTGAGGTGGCCCTACCCACGGCGCTCAAGACTGTGTGCAGGGTTCCCGGGCAGATAGAGATCCTCAAAGGTTTCCAAGGTAAGGGAGCCCAGGTGGGGACCCAGATCCATCCCATTCCCGCTGGTAATGCCCGACCCCACCCTCCATGATAGGGCTAGAGATGCTGATGGGGGTCTTGGGCTGCATTGTGTGGTCAGATTCAGCCCTGCCCTTCCACCTAGTCAACTTACTGGTTGTCATATTTGGATTAAGCTCCCCTTTACCCTCATTTACACGTGGCCACCAAGAGTCACATGTCAGGGGGGATGGGGCCATTAGATAACCCTGACTCACAGCTGGACTCAAGGAGGGGAGGCATTGAGGAGCCAGGGAGAAGTGGGGCCACTTAGCCACAGCCGCCATCTGCCCCACCACACCTGGGGCTGTGCCCTTCCACCTTTGACCTCATGTCTGCCTGGGCCTGTCTACAGAGGATGTACTGCCGGACCCCACCTCCGCATACCCGTATCTCCTCCTATATGAGAGCCGTCAGAGACGTTACCTGAGCCACCTGCCAGAGAGCAGCGCCCCCCAGAGCAAGGACAGGTTTATGGCCTACCCTTGCGCTGTGGGCCAGAAGAGCTTCTCCTCAGGGAGGCACTACTGGGAAGTGGGCATGAACCTCACCGGGGATGCACTCTGGGCCCTCGGTGTGTGCAGAGACAATGTGAGCCGCAAGGACAGGGTGCCGAAGTCCCCCGAAAATGGGTTCTGGGTGGTGCAGCTGTCTAAGGGGAAGAAGCCCTTGTCCACAGTGCCCCCTGCACCCCCGGTCACACTCATGGAGCCTCCCAGCTACATGGGCATCTTCCTGGACTTTGAGGCCGGGGAGGTGTCCTTCTATAGTGTGAACGATGGGTCCCACCTGCACACCTACTCCCAAGCCACCTTTCCCGGGCCCCTGCAGCCGTTCTTCTGCTTGGGGACTCCCAAATCGGGCCAGATGGTCATCTCCACGGTGACTCTGTGGGTGAAAGGGTAGGCTCAGGCATGGGGTGGGGCAGAGGTCCTGCGGGGCTACCTGGGTCTCCTCAGAAGGGTCCTTCCTTTGCTTGCCATGGCCACCTGCCAGGCTCCTCCATGTGACTCAGAGTCATCCACTATGCAAACCCTCAAAGTATAACCATGATTAAAGGGGTCAAATGTTGAGACTGCATTGACAGATGCTTCCAAGAGGGAACTGTGGAAAGAAAGTCAGGGCATTTCCTAGTGACCACTGTGTAAACACCAGCACAACAGCagtctagtgtgtgtgtgtgtgtagctgtaCTTCACCCCAAATTTACTAACTACTTGTGTCCTGGCTTCCTGGGGCCTTCTTCCACTATGGGGTCCTTTACCGGAAAAAAGAGGGGGTAGGGGGGTGGATTTGAGAAGGGCTGAGCCCCTAAAAAGCCTCAGCTGACCACCCTATCCTTCTGG is a window encoding:
- the Trim17 gene encoding E3 ubiquitin-protein ligase TRIM17, yielding MDAVELARKLQEEATCSICLDYFTDPVMTTCGHNFCRECIQTSWEKNKGKKGRKKQKGSFPCPECREVSPQRNLRPNRLLTKVAEMARQHPGLHKRDLCQMHQEPLKLFCQEDQTPICVVCREAREHRLHRVLPVEEAVQEYKLKLEEDMGYLREEMTKTEKLQAQEEQILAEWQDRVKERRQRIVVEFEKVALFLVEEERRLLQALKEEEEAMAARLQDSKACLDQQGHSLDLLLMQLEDRSHREPLQMLQDMKDALDRKKNLSVQYPEVALPTALKTVCRVPGQIEILKGFQEDVLPDPTSAYPYLLLYESRQRRYLSHLPESSAPQSKDRFMAYPCAVGQKSFSSGRHYWEVGMNLTGDALWALGVCRDNVSRKDRVPKSPENGFWVVQLSKGKKPLSTVPPAPPVTLMEPPSYMGIFLDFEAGEVSFYSVNDGSHLHTYSQATFPGPLQPFFCLGTPKSGQMVISTVTLWVKG